Proteins encoded in a region of the Haloarchaeobius salinus genome:
- a CDS encoding DUF1102 domain-containing protein translates to MERRKFIAGVGSLAAGGAAALGTGAFTSVSATRDIDVEVADDASAYLRLEGTGGANSEYVTDDGDGGTLAINLDSSNATSAGGDGVNPDAVTQIDDLFVIENQGTQEVDVSLSKTGDNSSLVKFYTDSNAYDGNSIGSNSVTLSTGSSVTVSIEIDTEGESVGDGDELLDSVTFDADAT, encoded by the coding sequence ATGGAACGACGCAAGTTCATCGCAGGGGTCGGATCGCTCGCTGCCGGCGGGGCAGCCGCATTAGGTACTGGGGCGTTCACGAGTGTGAGTGCAACTCGAGATATCGACGTTGAGGTTGCTGACGACGCAAGCGCGTACCTTCGGCTTGAGGGGACCGGTGGCGCTAACTCCGAGTACGTGACCGACGATGGGGACGGTGGAACGCTGGCCATCAACCTGGATTCCAGCAACGCAACTAGTGCTGGTGGTGACGGGGTCAACCCCGATGCAGTTACGCAAATAGATGACCTCTTTGTCATCGAGAATCAGGGAACTCAAGAGGTTGACGTCAGTCTCAGCAAGACCGGAGACAATAGCTCTCTGGTGAAGTTCTACACTGACAGTAACGCCTACGACGGAAACTCGATTGGAAGTAACTCAGTCACCCTCAGTACTGGTAGCAGTGTCACTGTCAGTATCGAGATCGACACGGAAGGTGAAAGTGTGGGTGACGGCGACGAGCTCCTCGATTCGGTGACCTTCGACGCTGACGCCAC